One window of the Salvia miltiorrhiza cultivar Shanhuang (shh) chromosome 6, IMPLAD_Smil_shh, whole genome shotgun sequence genome contains the following:
- the LOC130987948 gene encoding probable inactive receptor kinase At1g48480 gives MATAQLPAMVLLLVVLVSAASGADLSSDRAALLALRSAVGGRTLFWNTTASSPCNWAGVLCEDNRVTVLRLPAASLFGALPASALSNLTALRTLSLRLNHLSGPLPPDLSSLSQLRNLYLQGNHFSGPTPPSLFSLHALVRLNLADNNFSGTIPSAFNNLTRLRTLFLENNRFAGNLPDIDLPNLDQFNVSFNNLNGSVPKGLVRKSKDSFLGTSLCGKPLDTVCADNAGQTPSIAAEPTTGGKKKKKLSGGAIAGIAIGSVLGLLLLLLLLLVLCRKRSGKKARSVDVAAFKNQENETAAAAQKPAAAAAGEAVETANGVAKSNSESNAAVNAKKLVFFGGAARVFDLEELLRASAEVLGKGTFGTAYKAVLEVGTVVAVKRLKDVTISEKEFKDKIESVGAMDHHNLVPLRAYYYSREEKLLVYDYMPMGSLSALLHGNKGGGRTPLNWEMRSGIALGAARGIEYLHLQGPGVSHGNIKSSNILLTKSHDARVSDFGLSHLVGPPSSPTRVAGYRAPEVTDPRRVSQQADVYSFGVLLLELLTGKAPTHALLNEDGVDLPRWVQSVVREEWTSEVFDLELLRHHNLEEEMVQLLQLGIDCTAQYPDNRPSISQVAARIEELRSSSLTGFQEQPDQVSETD, from the exons ATGGCGACTGCACAGCTCCCAGCAATGGTGCTGCTCCTCGTCGTCCTCGTCTCCGCCGCCAGCGGCGCAGATCTCTCCAGCGACCGCGCCGCCCTCTTAGCCCTCCGGTCGGCGGTGGGGGGGCGCACCCTCTTCTGGAACACCACCGCCAGCAGCCCATGCAACTGGGCCGGCGTCCTCTGCGAAGACAACCGCGTCACCGTCCTTCGCCTCcccgccgcctccctcttcGGCGCCCTCCCCGCCTCCGCCCTCTCCAACCTCACCGCCCTCCGCACCCTCAGCCTCCGCCTCAACCACCTCTCCGGCCCCCTCCCCCCCGACCTCTCTTCACTCTCCCAGCTCCGCAACCTCTACCTCCAGGGCAACCACTTCTCCGGCCCCACCCCGCCATCCCTCTTCTCCCTCCACGCCCTAGTCAGACTCAATCTCGCCGACAACAATTTCTCCGGCACAATTCCCTCCGCCTTCAACAATCTGACCCGCCTCCGCACCCTTTTCTTGGAGAATAATCGCTTCGCCGGAAATCTCCCCGACATTGACCTCCCAAATCTCGACCAATTCAACGTCTCTTTCAATAACCTAAACGGCTCCGTTCCGAAAGGGCTCGTGCGCAAATCGAAGGACTCGTTTCTCGGCACTTCGCTCTGCGGGAAGCCTCTGGATACGGTCTGCGCCGACAATGCCGGCCAAACTCCGTCTATCGCCGCCGAGCCCACCACtggggggaagaagaagaagaagctctcCGGCGGCGCCATTGCCGGAATTGCGATTGGATCTGTCCTCGGGCTACTTCTCCTGCTCTTGCTACTGCTTGTCCTGTGTAGGAAGCGGAGCGGGAAGAAGGCGCGCTCAGTCGACGTCGCGGCGTTCAAGAATCAAGAAAACgagaccgccgccgccgcccagaagcccgccgccgccgccgcggggGAGGCGGTGGAGACCGCGAATGGGGTCGCGAAGAGCAACAGCGAGAGCAATGCGGCTGTGAATGCGAAGAAGCTGGTTTTCTTCGGTGGCGCGGCGAGGGTATTCGATTTGGAGGAGCTGCTGAGGGCGTCGGCGGAGGTGTTGGGGAAGGGGACGTTTGGAACGGCGTACAAGGCGGTGCTGGAGGTGGGAACGGTGGTGGCTGTGAAGAGGCTCAAGGATGTCACCATTTCGGAGAAGGAATTCAAGGACAAGATTGAGAGTGTTGGAGCTATGGATCATCACAATTTGGTGCCTCTTAGAGCTTACTACTATAGTAGGGAGGAGAAGCTTCTTGTCTATGACTATATGCCAATGGGAAGCCTCTCTGCACTCTTACATG GAAACAAGGGAGGCGGCCGGACGCCGTTGAACTGGGAGATGAGGTCCGGCATCGCCCTCGGAGCTGCACGAGGCATCGAATACCTCCACCTGCAAGGCCCCGGCGTCTCCCACGGCAACATCAAGTCGTCCAACATCCTCCTCACCAAGTCACACGACGCGCGCGTCTCAGACTTCGGCCTCAGCCATCTGGTCGGGCCCCCGTCCTCCCCTACCCGCGTGGCTGGCTACCGCGCCCCGGAGGTGACCGATCCCCGCAGGGTCTCCCAGCAGGCCGACGTCTACAGCTTCGGCGTCCTCCTGCTGGAGCTGCTCACGGGGAAGGCGCCCACGCACGCCCTCCTGAACGAGGACGGGGTGGACCTGCCGCGGTGGGTGCAGTCCGTGGTCCGGGAGGAGTGGACCTCCGAGGTGTTCGACCTCGAGCTCCTCCGCCACCACAACCTCGAGGAGGAGATGGTGCAGCTCCTCCAGCTCGGGATCGACTGCACGGCTCAGTACCCCGACAACCGCCCCTCGATCTCTCAGGTCGCCGCCCGCATCGAGGAGCTCCGCTCCTCGAGCTTGACAGGATTTCAAGAACAGCCCGATCAAGTGAGCGAAACAGATTGA